ACTCCAGGAAAAATCGGCTCGTCGGGGCGAGCCTCCTACATTTCTCAGGAAAATCAAGATTGTAGGAGCGCCACACCGCTGGCGCGATGATTTTTGCAATTAACTCATGTATCAGATGTTTTCAGCCTTTGTGCCTTTCTTTCACCGCGCGTATTCAATGAATCGTTTTTCGCGGATAACGGTTACTTTTATTTGTCCCGGATATTGGAGGTCCTGTTCAATTTTTTTGCTGATATCGCGCGCCAGATGCATGGCGGCGGCATCATCAATCTTTTCCGGAATGACGAGCACGCGCACTTCGCGGCCGGCCTGGATGGCATAGCTTTTTTCAACGCCGTCAAACCCGGCGGCGACGGCCTCAAGCTGTTCCAGCCGTTTCACGTAGTTCAGAGTGGTCTCGGAGCGCGCGCCTGGCCGGGCCGCGGATATTGCGTCGGCGGCCGAGCAGAGGTGGGCATAGATGCTTTCCGGAGCGACGTCGTTGTGGTGCGCCGCCACCGCGTTTAAGAGGGTCTGCTGTTCGTTATGGCGGCGGAGGAAGTCGGCGCCGATGACGGCATGATTGCCTTCAACCTCGCTGTCCAGCGCTTTGCCGATGTCATGGAGCAGTCCAATTCTTTTGGCGAGCGCAATATCCAGCCCGAGTTCGCCGGCCATGATGCCCATGATGTTGGCGACTTCAATGGAATGGATCAGGACGTTTTGAGAATAACTGCTGCGGAATTTAAGCCGTCCGATGGCGCGGACCAGTTCGGGGTTCAAGCCCTGCAGCCCCGCCGCGAAAACCGCCTCTTCGCCCGCGGAACGGATGGTTTCGTCCATTTCCTCCCTGACCTTGGCGACCACTTCCTCAATGCGGGCCGGGTGGATGCGGCCGTCGGCGATCAGTTTTTCAAGCGACTGCCTGGCTATTTCGCGCCGGAGGGGATCAAAGGCGGAAATCACGACGGTTTCCGGCGCGTCATCCACGAGCAGGTCAACTCCGGTGGTTGATTCCAGCGCGCGGATATTGCGTCCTTCGCGGCCGATGATTCTGCCCTTCATATCCTCGCTCGGCAGGTTGACGGTGCTGGTCATAATCTCGCTGGCATGTCCCGATCCGTAGCGTTGAATGGCCATGGCGATGATTTTTTTGGACTCGCGTTCGGCGGATTCCTTGGCCTCCTCCTGCAGACGGCGGATCAGCATGCCGGTTTCGCTGCGGATTTCCTCCTCGGTGCGCGCGATCAACTTATGGCGCGCTTCTTCCTGGGTCATGCCCGCGATTCGTTGAAGTTTTTCGCGCTCGTTTTTGACCAGGGCGGCATATTCCTCGCGTTGCTTGCCGATTTCCGTTTCTTTTTTTTCTATTTCCGCCTGTTTTTCCTCAATGTTCTGGTATTTCTTGTCAATCATGGCCACTTTCCGGTCCAGATTGAGCTCGCGCTGCGCCACCCGTTCTTCAACGGCGGCCATTTCCTGGCGGCGGAGTTTTATTTCGCTTTCAAATTCATCCCGGACTTTCAGCATAACCGCCTTCGCCTGCAGGTCGGCCTGCTGGCGAATGGAATCGGCATCGCGCCGGGCGTTTTCCAGTAAATGTTTTGCCTCGTGTTCCGCCGCTTTGGCCGTATAACGGCCGATAATAAAACGCAGGTAATAACCCAGGGTTGCCGCCAGCAACACCACTAATGCGCCCATCCACCATTCTGTCATCATGTTTACCTCTGTTCTATAGTTTTGTGTTTACTCATGTAAATGGTCCTGGCCCGCATTCATGCCATTCAATCCGGCCCCGGCGGGGGCGGGCTTCCTTTTTTTGCGCGCGTGTTTCCGGAAAAGACGATGATTTTCCGTCTTTATTCTTCACTCGCCGGCCGCTTGGCCGCCGCGGCCGCAACAACGATATATTTTAGATTCCGTGACGACCATATCCATCCGCACATCCCCGGGGCGCAGGGACAGGCGGCCGTATATTTGAAAATCAAAGGCCAGGCCGATTTTACAGGCCGGGCGGAACTGGGGCTGGAGGAGGAGATTGTCGTAATATCCGCCGCCGTGCCCGAGGCGTCCGCCCCGGCAGTCAAAGGCCAGTCCCGGCACGAAAACCAGGTCTATTTGCGCATCCCCGATCCATTTCGGCTTCAGCGGTTCGTGGATTTTAAAACGGCCCGGGCGGGTCTTGTCATTGTCCTCCAGGAGGGCGGGGGCATATTGCCGCAGGGGTTTGGAAAAAGCGGGCACAAAAAGCGTTTTATTTTCCGCCCGGCATTTTTTTATGATGGCGCCGGTCTGGATTTCCGCCGGCGCGGCCAGGTAACAACAGGTGTTTTTTGCCCGGCGCCATTCGGGGAGGGCCAGGGCCAGTTTTTGCGCGGCCGCGCTGGCGGTTTCAATGAAGACTTCGTCCAGCTCCTGCCGCGCGGCGCGGATCTCCGCTCTGATTCTCTGTCTTTCGTCCATATGCGTTTGGGCCGGCCGCCGGTTTCAGTTTTCAGGTTTTTTTGCCTGCTGTCCGGCGGCGGCCTGATGTCCGTTGTCTTTTTTATCCGCTGATTTTTTTCGCCAGTAATCCAGCCGTTGCGCGATGGTGTCCTCGTATCCCTGCCGCGTCGGCTCGTAGTAGACGGCGGCGGAGGGCATATACTCCTGGTCAACAAAATGTCCGTCATAATCGTGGGCGTATTTATAGCCGGTGTGGCCGAGCCGTTTGGCGCCCTTGTAACCGGAGCCGCGCAGCGGCTTCGGCACGGCGAGGGTCCGGCCTTCCTTGACGTCGGCCAGGGCCTTTTCAACCGCCAGGTAGGAAGCGTTGCTTTTCGGGGCGCATGCCAGATAGGTTACGGCCTGCGCCAGGATAATGCGCGCTTCCGGCATGCCGATGAATTCCACGGCTTCTTTCGCGGAGACGGCGATGTTTAAAGCCCGCGGGTCGGCGTTGCCGATATCTTCGGAAGCGAGTATGATGAGCCGGCGCGCGATGAAACGGGGGTCTTCGCCGGCATAGAGCATTTTGGCAAGCCAATAGACGGCGGCGTCGGGATCAGAACCGCGCACGCTTTTTATGAAGGCGGAAATGGTGTTGTAATGACCGTCGTCGTCCCGGTCGTAAACGACCGCTTTTTTCTGGATGGAGTCTTCCGTGGTCCGGCGGGTGATATGGATGCGCTTGTTTTTTCCGGCGGGAGTGGTCAAGACCGCGATTTCCAGGGCGTTCAGCGCCCGGCGGGCGTCGCCCTCGCACGCTTTTGCCAGATGGTGCAGGGCGTCGTTATCCAGGTCAACGGGCATGTTTCCCAAGCCGCGCTCCTCCGTGAGCGCGCGCTGTAACAGCCGGGAGATCGCGCTTTCCGGGAGAGCTTCCAGCTCAAAAATCTGTGAACGGGACGTGAGCGGGCTGTTGATGAAAAAAAAGGGATTGTGAGTGGTCGCGCCGATCAGAATGATATTGCCTTCTTCCACGTAAGGCAGAAGGATATCCTGCTGGGACTTGTTGAAGTGATGGATTTCGTCAATGAAAAGAATGGTTTCCGCGCCGTCGCGTTTGCGGCGCTGAAAGGCCGTTTCCAGTATTTCGCGCAGGGCGGCGACGTTGGCCAGCACGCCGCTGGCTTTTTCAAAGCGCCGGCTGGTTTTCAGGGCAATTACCTCGGCCAGGGAGGTTTTTCCGCAGCCGGGGGGGCCGTAGAGGATGATGCTGCCGATCCGGTCGGATTCAATCGCCCGGTGCAAAAGCTTTCCGGGCGCGATCAAGTGTTCCTGGCCGGCGATTTCTTCCAGGGAGCGCGGCCGCATGCGCGCCGCCAGGGGCGGGTTGGAAGCGGCTTCGTTTTTATTATCAGCGAACAATTCCATAAAAAATACCCCGCCTAACCGTGTCGTAGCCACTCTCTGTTCCGAACAAACAAGGTGGGTGTTTTAGCAAATGGTTTCCAGTTCCCCGGAGAGGGGCGGCTGGGCGCCATTTGATTCAAACTCCCTTGACTCAATTAATGGGTCAGATGGTAGGTCCGAAACCACGTATCAGGCAGGGCATTTTTCAAACGGAGTCTTTTTATTTATCTGTGAAAGAACAGCCTGGAAAACGGCAGCAGGGCTTTCACAAAAGCTGGAAACATTTCTCGTGACGGGAGAATGTTTCCCGCATTGGTTTTGGCCGCAGATGCCGTTGATTGGCCCGCGGATTTTGCGCCGATCCAGCATTTCCGCAATCTAATAAAGCAGGTTGCCTGCGCAATCCCGCGCCATAATTCCATATTCTCAAGAAACCAGATGCAAGTGCTCCGTTCATACTCTCTGAATTACCCTTCCCGTATTTCCACCTTTAACTCATCTTTGAGCCGTTTTTTGACGGAATCGTGAAGCCGGTTGGCTTCCATATCCGTCAATGTCCGCTCCGCTGACTGATAGGTAAGGCTATAGGCCATGCTTTTAAAGCCGGCGCCTATTTCCTTACCCGTATATATATCAAACAGAACGATAGATGTCAATTCTTTTGGGGCATTTTTTCTGATTGTTTTTATGATGTCGGCGTGCCGCATAAAGAGAGGCGCCCGCAGGGCTATGTCCCTTTTCAGGGATGGATAAACCGGAAGGGTTTGAACGGCCGGGGTCCGGAAGGCATTTTTCAGGAATGGATTGAGCGCAAATTCCATCAGTCCGACCGGTTCCAGGATGCGCCATTCACGGCGGATTTCGTCCTTTAATAGTCCCATGACGCCGCAGGGGACGCCGTCCATGCTGATCAGCATGCCGCGGTCCGGCTTGAGGCAGGCGGCGTAAAAGCCGTCCGTGATCCTGTTGTTGAATTCATGCAGCGCCAGCCCCGGCGGGGCGCCGTTATTTTCGGCATAAGCCGGACTGGCTTTGCCCAGGAGTTTGCCGCAAAAATTATGCAAAATTCCCTTGAGCCATGCGAACACTTCCGCCTCGGTAAGGCCGGGGCGTTTGTGCAGGGCATGCCGTCCCGCGGCGCCCATGATGCCCACGGCGGTTCTGGTTTCTTCATGGAAACGGCCGGCATCTTTTTTCATAAAAACGCGGGCGATTTCAAAAAAGGCCGCCTCCTCAATCTGCCGCGATCTGTTCCGTCCGAGCGTTTCGGCCATCTGGGGCAACAACGAATCGCGCAGGAGCGTGTGTTCGGCGTTGACCGGCCGCGGAATGTTTATCCGGTTTGCGGCGGGCGAGGAATCAAACATATTGAGCAGTTTTTCGGAGACAAAGCTGTAATTGGCGATTTCCCGCAGGCCGAGCGCGGCGAGCAGCTGGCGGCAGCGGAATTGCGCCCGGATGGGCCGGTCATCGGCGCCGGCGGCCAGCTGGCAGCGCGGGGCCGCGCATGGGATTTTGTCCAGTCCGTGGATACGGGCGATTTCCTCAATCAGGTCCGCCTCGGATTCCAGGTCCGGGCGGAAAGCTTTCACCGCCACGGCGCACTGCGTTTTCTGTTCGTCAACAACCGGGATGTCCAGCGCGTTGAAAATCGCGGTAATGCGTTCCGGGGGTATCGGCGCGCCCAACAGTCCGGAAACGCGGCTATAACGGCAGATTATTTTTCTTTCGGCCGGCCGGCGGGGGAAACAATCCAGCATGCCCTTTGCCGTTTTTGCGCCGGCGATTTGCGCTATGAGCGCGCAGGCCCGCCGGCTGGCAAAATCAGCCAGGCTGGCGTCCACGCCCCGTTCAAACCGGTAAGATGATTCAGTCGCAAGCCCGAGCCGTTTGGATGAATTCCGGATGAGCGGCGGCCGGAAGCAGGCGCTTTCCAGCAGGACGGCGGTGGTTTCCGGCCTGATGCCGCTTTTTTTCCCGCCCATGACGCCGGCAATTGCGACCGGGCCGTGTTCATCGGCAATGACCAGAATTTGCGGGTCAAGCTTATACTCAAGGCCGTCCAGGGCAATGATGGTTTCGCCTTCGCCGGCGCGGCGGACGATGATTTTTCCGCCGGAGAGCGTCTGGAAATCAAAGGCGTGCAGGGGTTGGCCGCACTCCAGCAGGACATAGTTGGTAACGTCCACAATATTGTTGATGGCTTTGATTCCGGCCGCCGCCAG
The sequence above is drawn from the Kiritimatiellia bacterium genome and encodes:
- the rny gene encoding ribonuclease Y; its protein translation is MMTEWWMGALVVLLAATLGYYLRFIIGRYTAKAAEHEAKHLLENARRDADSIRQQADLQAKAVMLKVRDEFESEIKLRRQEMAAVEERVAQRELNLDRKVAMIDKKYQNIEEKQAEIEKKETEIGKQREEYAALVKNEREKLQRIAGMTQEEARHKLIARTEEEIRSETGMLIRRLQEEAKESAERESKKIIAMAIQRYGSGHASEIMTSTVNLPSEDMKGRIIGREGRNIRALESTTGVDLLVDDAPETVVISAFDPLRREIARQSLEKLIADGRIHPARIEEVVAKVREEMDETIRSAGEEAVFAAGLQGLNPELVRAIGRLKFRSSYSQNVLIHSIEVANIMGIMAGELGLDIALAKRIGLLHDIGKALDSEVEGNHAVIGADFLRRHNEQQTLLNAVAAHHNDVAPESIYAHLCSAADAISAARPGARSETTLNYVKRLEQLEAVAAGFDGVEKSYAIQAGREVRVLVIPEKIDDAAAMHLARDISKKIEQDLQYPGQIKVTVIREKRFIEYAR
- a CDS encoding 5-formyltetrahydrofolate cyclo-ligase, with protein sequence MDERQRIRAEIRAARQELDEVFIETASAAAQKLALALPEWRRAKNTCCYLAAPAEIQTGAIIKKCRAENKTLFVPAFSKPLRQYAPALLEDNDKTRPGRFKIHEPLKPKWIGDAQIDLVFVPGLAFDCRGGRLGHGGGYYDNLLLQPQFRPACKIGLAFDFQIYGRLSLRPGDVRMDMVVTESKIYRCCGRGGQAAGE
- a CDS encoding replication-associated recombination protein A; protein product: MELFADNKNEAASNPPLAARMRPRSLEEIAGQEHLIAPGKLLHRAIESDRIGSIILYGPPGCGKTSLAEVIALKTSRRFEKASGVLANVAALREILETAFQRRKRDGAETILFIDEIHHFNKSQQDILLPYVEEGNIILIGATTHNPFFFINSPLTSRSQIFELEALPESAISRLLQRALTEERGLGNMPVDLDNDALHHLAKACEGDARRALNALEIAVLTTPAGKNKRIHITRRTTEDSIQKKAVVYDRDDDGHYNTISAFIKSVRGSDPDAAVYWLAKMLYAGEDPRFIARRLIILASEDIGNADPRALNIAVSAKEAVEFIGMPEARIILAQAVTYLACAPKSNASYLAVEKALADVKEGRTLAVPKPLRGSGYKGAKRLGHTGYKYAHDYDGHFVDQEYMPSAAVYYEPTRQGYEDTIAQRLDYWRKKSADKKDNGHQAAAGQQAKKPEN
- the pheT gene encoding phenylalanine--tRNA ligase subunit beta, with protein sequence MKIPLSWLRDYVDFEADAETLAARLTSAGLEVEGIETRGGVPENIIVGEITAVDPHIHANHLRVCLVNNGAEILRVVSGAGNCKAGDKVPLAGIGATLSDGTTVKSVKIRGELSQGVLCAEDELGLSDDHSGLMILPPEAQIGQPLAEISGPPDQVLTVEVTPNRPDLLGLIGVAREVAAIFGTKLKWPDAALREENPPIQNSIAVAVKDSADCPRYTARLLLNAAVGPSPFWLRRRLAAAGIKAINNIVDVTNYVLLECGQPLHAFDFQTLSGGKIIVRRAGEGETIIALDGLEYKLDPQILVIADEHGPVAIAGVMGGKKSGIRPETTAVLLESACFRPPLIRNSSKRLGLATESSYRFERGVDASLADFASRRACALIAQIAGAKTAKGMLDCFPRRPAERKIICRYSRVSGLLGAPIPPERITAIFNALDIPVVDEQKTQCAVAVKAFRPDLESEADLIEEIARIHGLDKIPCAAPRCQLAAGADDRPIRAQFRCRQLLAALGLREIANYSFVSEKLLNMFDSSPAANRINIPRPVNAEHTLLRDSLLPQMAETLGRNRSRQIEEAAFFEIARVFMKKDAGRFHEETRTAVGIMGAAGRHALHKRPGLTEAEVFAWLKGILHNFCGKLLGKASPAYAENNGAPPGLALHEFNNRITDGFYAACLKPDRGMLISMDGVPCGVMGLLKDEIRREWRILEPVGLMEFALNPFLKNAFRTPAVQTLPVYPSLKRDIALRAPLFMRHADIIKTIRKNAPKELTSIVLFDIYTGKEIGAGFKSMAYSLTYQSAERTLTDMEANRLHDSVKKRLKDELKVEIREG